Proteins encoded in a region of the Cataglyphis hispanica isolate Lineage 1 chromosome 14, ULB_Chis1_1.0, whole genome shotgun sequence genome:
- the LOC126854433 gene encoding protein obstructor-E-like — protein sequence MFTAGIVTLLGAIALTHAAFNCPSKDGQYEDNKQCDKYYDCNDGIATEKLCPDGLVFDPLNRKVNKCDHVFNVDCGDRLELQPPQPTKKCPRRNGFFAHPDSSVCNVFFNCIDGEAIEITCTTGLHFDEYSGTCVWPDSAGREGCGVLSKKLKDGFECPSEAPVDNRGMLIDHPKFAHPDDCQKFYVCLNGVTPREQGCSDGTVYNEEQQRCDVPENVPGCEDWYKDDDKKP from the exons ATGTTCACGGCTGGGATCGTCACGTTGCTAGGCGCGATCGCGCTGACAC ACGCTGCATTTAATTGTCCCAGCAAGGACGGCCAATACGAGGACAACAAGCAATGCGACAAGTATTACGATTGCAACGACGGCATCGCGACAGAAAAATTATGCCCGGATGGTCTTGTATTCGATCCTCTCAATCGCAAGGTCAACAAATGCGACCACGTATTTAATGTCGATTGCGGCGATCGACTCGAATTAC AACCTCCGCAACCAACGAAGAAGTGTCCACGACGAAATGGCTTCTTTGCGCATCCCGATTCGTCGGTATGCAATGTCTTTTTCAATTGCATCGACGGAGAAGCGATCGAGATCACCTGTACCACCGGGCTACACTTTGATGAGTACTCTGGAACTTGCGTGTGGCCTGATAGCGCTGGCCGCGAG GGCTGCGGAGTCTTGAGTAAAAAGCTGAAGGACGGTTTCGAGTGTCCGAGCGAGGCTCCAGTGGACAACAGGGGGATGCTCATCGACCATCCTAAGTTCGCGCATCCCGATGATTGTCAGAAGTTCTACGTGTGCTTAAATGGCGTGACACCTCGCGAGCAAGGGTGCAGCGATGGCACCGTCTACAACGAGGAGCAGCAGAGGTGCGACGTACCCGAAAATGTCCCCGGATG CGAGGACTGGTATAAAGACGACGACAAGAAGCCATGA